From the Paenibacillus tianjinensis genome, the window GGTGCTTCGCGATGAATGGGGTTTTGAAGGGTTTGTCGTATCTGACTGGGGTGCGGTGAATGAGCGGGTGAAGGCGCTGCAGGCCGGGCTGGAGCTGGAAATGCCGTCAAGCGGCGGGATCGGCGATGCCAAGATTGTAAATGCGGTAAACAGCGGTGAGCTGTCCATGGAGACTTTGGATAAGGCTGTGGAACGGCTGCTGGGCTTTATTCTCAAAAGCGTGGAAGGCCGCCGGAAGGATGCCGCCTTTGATGCTGAAGAACATCATGCGCTGGCGCGTGAGGTGGCACGGGAGAGCATGGTGCTGCTGAAGAATGCGGACGGTATGCTGCCGCTTGCCAAGTCCGGTACCATCGCCATTATCGGTGAATTCGCCAAGAAGCCGCGTTATCAGGGCGGCGGCAGCTCGCATGTGAATCCGACGAAGCTGGATGATGCTTTTGCGGAGATGCAAGCCGTTGGCGGAGATGCTGTTAGCTTCTTGTATGCGCAGGGATACGAGCTGGCCAGCGATGAGATCAATGAGCGTATGCTGCAGGAAGCCCGGGACACAGCGGCAAAGGCGGATACGGCCGTGCTGTTCCTTGGCTTACCTGACCGTTACGAATCCGAAGGCTATGACCGCACCCATCTGTCGCTTCCGGCCAGCCATAAGGCCTTGATCGAGGCGGTAGCGGAAGTGCAGAGTAATGTTATCGTTGTGCTGAGCAATGGTTCACCAGTGGAAATGCCGTGGCTTCCGCAGACCAAAGCGGTGCTGGAAGGCTATCTGGGCGGACAGGCTTTTGGCGGCGCGGTTGCCGATCTGCTCTTCGGTGCAGTAAGCCCGAGCGGCAAGCTGGCGGAGACCTTCCCGCAGAAACTGAGCGACAATCCCTCGTTCCTGAACTTCCCCGGTGAAGGAGATAAGGTGGAATACAAGGAAGGGCTGTTTGTCGGCTACCGTTATTACGATAAGAAAGAAATTGAGCCGCTGTTCCCGTTCGGCTTCGGGCTGAGCTACACTGAATTCGAGTACAGTGATTTGCTGCTGGATAAGAGCAGCATCGAAGATACAGATACTGTACAGGTTACGGTTAACGTTAAGAACACCGGCAGCAGACCCGGCAAAGATACGGTGCAGCTCTATGTCAGCGATGTGGAGAGCAGCGTCATCCGTCCGCTCCGGGAGCTGAAGGGTTTTGCAAAAATCGAACTACAGCCGGGTGAGGCACGCGAGGTTTCCTTTACGCTGAACAAGCGCTCGTTCGCCTACTACAACGTGCAGCTGGGCGATTGGCATGTGGAGAGCGGAGTGTTTAACATTCTAGTGGGTGCGTCTTCGCGCGATATCCGTCTTACCGCTCCGCTGGAAGTGAAATCGACAGTACGCCTTGCCGCGAATTTCCACCGGAATACGACGGTAGGCGACCTGCTGGCCAATCCGCTGACCGCAGACAAGGCGAAGCACTACAGCAGCATCTTCGGCCTCGAAAGCGCTATGGAGGATAATCCGGAAATGTTCCTCGCTATGATGAAATATATGCCGCTGCGGGCACTGATCGGCTTCGGCCAAGGCAGATATACCGAGGAGAACCTGGCAGAGGATCTGCGGGAATTGAACGCACTGGCCGGGCAGGAATGAGTTTTGGCCTTCAGTAACAGGAGGTTCGATATAGGCTGAATGTTGCAGCTGACGACAACTCCATGTCTGATGAGTCAGCGGCGGTTGGAGTCATTGTATTTACTGCAATAGAAAGGTTCAATATCCTGAGGTGAATAGCCTTCTATTGTATTTCATACATTAGATTTCCTCGTTTCGGGCTAAATCATCGTTTTCAACCAATTCTAAAATCTATATCGGCATATAGTTGAGCTCGATCCTATACTAAGCTTCTCGGGACATATATCATGCTTCACCCGCAGGCACTGCTGATCGCAAGCAGCAGTGCCCACAACACACAGAGCAGCATTTCTCTGATAACCGGAGAAACGCTGCTCTGTAGTTTTTTCTCTCCATGGTGCCCAGAGGGCTGTCTTGGCTGTCTTTAGAATGACCTGTTCAGCAGAAACTCCAGATTGCGGTAATATACGCCAGTGGCGTTCCAGTCCCGGTAAGCTTCCGGCACCGGAATGCCCGCGGCGTCCGGCTTCGGCTCCAGCCCTCTATATTGTTGACTGACAGCCAACAAATCCCTTATGTATTCCTGCATATATTTGATGCTGCCAGCATCGCCTACGGGACCATGTCCTGGTACAATCTGCTTAGCTCCTAACTTCTCCAGCGCGTCCAGCGCGTTCAGCCAGCTGTGCGGATCTCCGTCTGTGAACAGCGGATGATTCCGGATGGCGATAACATCTCCGGCGAAGACGAGGGAATCAGCAGGGGAGTAGAGAATCGAATCGCATTCCGTGTGTGCCCGCCCAAGGGACAGCAGCCGGACACTTCTTTTGGAGCCATGGAGGGTCAGCTGATGTTCATAGGTAAGCTCCGGATAGGTGACGGCGAGTGTCTCTATCGATTCCCGGATTTCCAGGAGGTAGTTATGTTCACTAGCCAGCCGCAGCCGCTTCTCCTGCTCAGGCTCAGAAGATAGCTTGGCGGCGGCTTCGGCAATGTCCGCTTCCAGTTTCGGCAGCAGCGGCGTCATCCGGGTCAGCCACTGGGGCTGTGTTTCCTGCATCAGCTCCCGGGCTCTGCTGGAAGATACAATCGTTTCGCCGGTGAAAAACTGATTGCCGCGGACATGGTCCCCATGCCAGTGGCTGTTGATGACATAACCGATAGGCTGGTCAAAGAGGTGCAGCGCCGCTTCGCGCAGGTCTTTGCCAGCCTGGGGAGTGTTAAAAGTATCGAAGATCAGCGTAAATCCGCCCATATCCATGATGCCTGCATTGCTCATGGCCCCGCCCTGTTCCGTGGCTATCAGTGCATAAATACCTTCAGCCAACGGGTGAATGCTGAAATGCCGGGAATGAAACATAATTTGACCTCTTTTCATAAGTAATGAATTCATAATATTTCCAATTGTCTTTGTACGTGAGCATAACGCCGTTCGTTTCATCCGGCAAGATTAAAATAATCCAATCCCCGGCTGCCGGATTGTCCAATCCATCTCCAGCACATTAGAGATATAATGTAAGCGCAAACATTCCGGTGCAGGCTATATCTGCTGCATGAGAAGAACTGTGAACCCTATTACCGTAAGGAGTGAAAATAAACAGATGACAAATACACAGCTTCGATGGTTCGCAAGTACAGAACAGGCAGCATGGGTGGAGCAGGAAGCTCCTGGGCCGAACGGATCTGATAAGTCCGATGGCCCTGCCAAGGCCAATAAGCCCAATCTTTCAATCACCGCCGACCAGCATCAGATACTGGAAGGCTTCGGCGGCTGTTTCAATGAGCTGGGGTACGAAGCGCTGCTGACTTTGCCGGAGGAGGAACGGGCCAGGGTGATGCACGCGCTGTTCCACCCGGAGGGAGAGCAGCGCTTCAGCATCTGCCGGCTGCCGATCGGCGCCAGTGATTATGCGCTGGAATGGTACAGCCATAATGAGACCGACGGCGATTATGCGATGGAGCATTTCTCCATAGAGCGTGACCGGAAGTTTCTGATCCCCTATATCCGTGAAGCGCTGGCGCTGAACCCGGAGCTGAAGCTGTTCGCTTCGCCCTGGAGTCCGCCAACCTGGATGAAATCCCCTAAGGCCTACAACTACGGTACGCTGCGCTGGGAACCAGAGAATCTTGCGGCTTATGCGCTGTACTTCGTCAAGTTCGTGCAGGCTTATAAGGAAGAAGGGATCACCATTCATCAGGTGCATGTGCAGAATGAAGTGGTGGCCGACCAGAAGTTTCCTTCCTGTGTCTGGACCGGAGAGCAGCTGCGCGAGTTCATCCGTGACTATCTGGGCCCTGCCTTTGCAGACCATGGATTGGACACAGAAATCTGGCTGGGCACCATCAATGTGCCGGAGCCCTGGGATGAATGGCTAAAGCATAAGTCCAGCGACCATGACGCTTTTGCCGGTGTTGTGCTCGGTGATCCTGAGGCTTACAAGTATGTTAAGGGGGTCGGTTATCAGTGGGCAGGCAAGCATGCGATCCAGCGGACCGCCCAGAGCTATCCCGAGCTGCGGTACATGCAGACCGAAAATGAATGCGGGGACGGGGAGAATACTTGGTTTTATGCAAAATATGTATTTGGTCTGTACCAGCATTATTTTACGAACGGCGTGAATGCCTATATCTACTGGAACATGGCGCTTGCCCCGAAGGGACGGAGCACCTGGGGCTGGGAGCAAAACTCGATGCTGACCATTGAGCCCGGGCAAAACACTGCCATCATCAATCCGGAATATTATGTGATGCAGCATTTCTTCCGCTTCGCTGCGCCGGGTTCGGTGCGGGTGGGGCTTAAGGGACCCTGGAGCGGACATTCGGTGGCCTTCCGCACACCGGACGGCGGGGTAACGCTGGTACTGGCCAATCCCTACAAGGAAAAACGTATGCTGCACTTGGACAGCGGCTCTGTAGAGTATGCTTTTGAGCTGGAGCCGGAATCCTTCCATACGATCGTGCTCGGCCCATAGAAGGCACAACATTTCTGAACTAACGTCCGCTATCCGGGGCGTTAGTTTTTTGCTAATATGAATCCATTCTGCGATGGGCAGACTATGAATACTGAAACCGGGAGGTTAGCTAGAGCGATGTTCACGAAATGGATGATGAAACTGATAGAGCCTTTCCGGCGAAGTATCCGCAATAAGCTGATGCTGACGATGATTATTCTTGCAGTAGTACCGATCGTTACCATCACCGGCCTGGCCGCAGAGAACAGCCGCAGGTCGATGGAGGCTGAGGTCATCAGCACGAATCTCTCCAATATGAAATGGACCGGAATCTATCTCGGGGACCAGTTCGCCCAGCTTAACAATCTGATTTATACCGTGCTGATCAGCCCGCACCTGAGCGATTATCTTGCAAACGCCGAGGAGCCATCCCTGTCCAGCCAATTTGCCGCGCAGAAAAATATTATAGACACTCTGACCAATCTGTTCTACTCCGCAGGCAACCATGTGATCGGGGTGGAGCTGTACTTGAAAGAGTATGACAAGCTGTTCACAATCAATGCCTCGCAAAGTGATATCGAATCACCCGGCGCTATCCCGGCCCCATACAAGCTTCTGTTTGACCAGGATAAGGATTTCATGATTACTTCGGACAGCCGCGATGACAGCAAGTTCCAGCTCGTGCGGAGCATTAACCGGTTTGAGAATCAGGAAAAGCTTGGCGGCATCTCGCTAGGCATCCGCTGGGGGGTACTCGATCAGACCCTGAATCTGCTGGGTCGCGGCAGCGACCATACGGTATTCATTGCCGGTGCGGACGGTGAGGTGCTGTATCAGCCCTGGGGAGACAGCCCGTCCAAGGATACGGTGAGCCGGGTAGCCGGCACGCAGGAGACTCAGGGATATTTCCGCAGTGACCATGGATATGTGTTCTACAATACGATAGATCCGGTTGGCCTTAAGCTGGTCACCGTGATTCCGAACAGCTCGATCAATGAAAGTGCGCTGGCGACGATGAATTTCGGGCTAATTGTCGGGGCGGTCTCCGTCGCCTTAGCTATTCTGCTTGCGGTGCTGCTGGCCTGGCGGGTAGCAACGCCGATTGTCAGTCTGACCCGGTCGATCCAGGGCTTCGGTATGATGAAGGAGCGGGAGATGAAATTCAGCAGCCGCATGGATGAGATAGGCTTCCTGGAGACGAAGCTGTACCAGATGTCGCACCGCATCCGCGAGCATATCCGCACGGAGTATGTGATCAGTCTGGAGAAAAAGAGTGCCGAGCTCAAAGCGCTTCAGGCGCAGATCAACCCGCATTTTCTGCAGAATACGTTGCAGATGATCGGCAGCATGCTGTTCAAGAACAGCCCGGCGGAGAGCTATGGTGTGCTGAGATCGCTCAGCGATATGTTCCGCTACATCATTCGCGAGCCTGAAGACCTGGCCCCGCTGCAGGCAGAGCTGAACCATCTGAATAATTATATGCAGATTCAGCAGCAGCGTTTTGCCGCCCGGCTTGACTACAGCATCACCGTGAATGAGGACACAGCCGGCAGCCTGATCCCGAAGCTGAGCCTGCAGCCGATTGTGGAGAATGCTTTTTTCCACGGCCTGGAACAGAAGACTGGACCCTGGAAGCTGGAGGTCCTGGTAAAGCGTGAGGGACAGAACACGGTTATTATGATCCGTGATAACGGGATAGGCATGCCGCCGGACAAGCTATCGGATCTGCAGGGAAGGCTGCAGCTGCGAAGCGGCGGGCTGTGGACGCACGGTGAGCGGATCGGGCTCAGCAACGTGGCTTCGCGGATTCATATGCATTACGGCGAGCTGTACGGAATCCGCGTGGAGAGCAGTCCCGGAGAAGGAACAACAGTGACGGTAACAATTCCCTTAGAGAGGAAGGTGATGGACCATGCATAAAGTGCTGCTGGTGGATGATGAGAGCTGGAACCGTGATATTGTGCGGACGTTCGGAGCCTGGGAGGCCCTTGGGCTGGAAATAGCCGGCGAAGCAGAGGATGGTCAGGAGGCGCTGCGGCTTGTAAGCGAGCTGACGCCGCAGATTATTATTACCGATATGCGCATGCCCGGTACGGACGGCGTAATGCTGATGAATGAGCTGCATGCACGGTTTCCTGAGATCAAAGTGATCGTGATCAGCGGATATGACGATTTCAAATATGCGCAAAGCGCAATCCGTTACGGGGCAATGGATTATCTGCTGAAGCCGATCGACCCGGCGGAATTGAATGCTGTGCTGCGCAAATGCGTCAAGGAGCTGGAAGAAGCATTCAGTATACCGGGGGGCTACGCTCTGGACCTGGGTGTATCCTTCTCGCTGGCACAGCACAAGCAGCTTATAAAGGTGCATTTCAACGAGCTGAACAGCGAAGGGGTGAGCTCTGTTCTTGATGCCGTCGGCAAGGAATTGGAACAGGCAGGGGCCGGCAAACCGGGAGCTCTCCGGCAGGCGGCTGGTGAAATGCTGCTGCTGCTGAAGGAGCTGATGCACGGCAACGGGCTGGAGGACGACGGACTGGTAACGGAGCTTCCGCAGGAGGTGCTGCAGTCCGGCAGCAGCATGATTGCTTTTCTCAAGGGACTTTATACGGCGGGACTTGAGCAGCTGATCGGCCAGCGGAAGTTCAAGAACAAGCTGAATCTGGAAGAGGTCAGGCAGTACATCGACGCCCATTTTGCTGAAGCGGTGACGCTGGAAGCACTGGCGAGAGCCTTTTTTGTCAGCAAGGAATATTTAAGCAAGGTCTTTAAGCTGGAGTATGGCTGCAATGTCACGGATTATATCCTGCATCTGCGCATGGAGAAGGCGAAGGCGTGGCTGGCGGAGGAGAGCATTCCGATCAAGACGGTGGCAGAGCTGTCCGGATACGAGGATGTGGGCTATTTTTACCGGGTATTCAAGAAGCATTACGGCATCGCTCCGGGTGAAATGAGGAAGCAGGGCGGCGGTTTAAAAATGTCCAATCCCAAAGGGTAATTCCGTCCAATTAAACGCTTTCATAAAATAGATACAATGAAAGCGTAAACAAAACAAAGACATTGGGAGGTCTTACAGCATGAACAAAATGACCAAAGGTGTACTCTGCACAATGCTCACCGCTACTATGCTTGCCGGCTGCGGCAGCAATAATACCAATAATACAGGTGCAGCTAACGATGCTGGCACAGGCAGCAGTGTTGCCAAAAGCGTCACTCTGAAGATGTTCATCGCGCAGCCGCGTTTTAAAGAACAATACGATAATTACATTGCCCAATTCGTCAAAAAAGAGAAGGCCGAGAAAAATATCGACGTTACCGTACAGCTTGAGATGCCGACGGCAGACAACGCTTCGCAGATTCTGAAAACGCGCCTTGCCTCGAACGATGCGCCGGATATTTTTGCCATCCATGCCGTAAATGAGATTCCGTCTTATTATAAAGCAGGATATCTGGAAGATTTGTCGGATCAGCCGTTTGTCAGCAAGCTGCTGGATAGCGTGAAGCCTTCCGTAACGACTACTGACGGCAAAGTGGTAGCACTCCCGCTGGAGACCTTGTCCTGGGGCTACCTCTACAACAAGACCATCTTTGCCAAATACGGGCTGACACCGCCGACGACGCTGACAGAGCTTAAAGCAGTTACAGAAACACTTAAAGCCAATAATGAGACACCTTTTGTGCTCTCCTATAAAGAATCCTGGATTCCGCAGCTGGTGCTGCCGCTGGCCGTCGGGGGAATGGTCAAGACCGAAGATGCGGACTTTGTGGATAAAATGAACAAGGATGAGGGCTCATTCACTGAGATGAAATCAGCAATCTTCGATGTGTTCGATCTGATCAACGAGAATGGTACAGCGAAGGCCACTGAGGTCGGCGGAGACGACGGTGCGGCTGCATTTGCAGCAGGACAGGGCGCAATGTGGCTGATGGGTCCGTGGTACGCCGAAACGATCCTCAAGTCAAACCCTGATCTGGACTTTGGCGTAGCACCGCTCCCGATTAACGATAATGCTGACGCGACGCTGATCAACCTGAGCGCTTCGACTTCACTGGCGGTATCGCCTACGAGCAAGAACAAGGAAGTAGCGCTTGATTTCCTGAACTATGTGCTGGATGACACGGACTCGAACGGCCTGTTCCAGGCGATGAAATTCAATCCGGTAGCTACTGTGCATACTTACGAAATGTATCCTTGGATCGCTGAAGCAACGTCTTATGTAAAAGAAGGAAAATCGGTACAGGACCCGGCTATTCCGCAGTCTGTGAAGGATGAAGTGGGCAAAGGGCTTCAGGCATACTAGGCCGGACAAATGACGCAGGATGATGTGCTCAAAGCGCTCGACAAAGCGTGGAAATCCTACAACAAAGTAAATAAATAAGCTGAAATCTACAGAGCAGGGATGGAAGAACAGAGCGGGGGCTTTGTCTTCCTCCATCCCTGATTTACTTTGCACATCACAGAGGGAGAGGGGCGGAACCTGTGCCGGCTAACCGATATAAATCCATTGTTTCACTGCTTGCTTTTGTCGCACCCGCATTTATCATTTACTCATTGTTTCTGCTGATTCCTACCATTGGGGGCATGTATTACAGCTTTACGGACTGGAACGGACTAAACCGCGATTATTCGTTTATCGGCCTCGGCAATTTCGTTGAAGCGCTGCGTGAAGATCCCGATTTTGTAAACTCGCTGCTGTTCACGTTGAAATATGTGCTGTTCATGATCGTGCTGCAAAATGTCTTCGCCCTTGTGCTTGCCGTATTCATTGAGACCAAGATAAGAACCAAAGGCTTCTTCCGGACGATCTTTTTCATGCCGAATATGATCAGTACGATCATCAGTGCTTTTATGTGGACGTTCGTGTTCTCCCAGGTACTGCCGCAGCTCGCCGAAAAAACCGCCATAAGCTTTCTCGACCAGCTGTGGATCGGGGACCCCAAGGTTTCCTTTTATTCGATTATTATCGTTTCGCTGTGGAACGGTGTCGGCTATATGATGATTATCTATCTGGCCGCCCTGCAAGGGGTGCCGCAAAGTCTCAAGGAAGCTGCCGTCATTGACGGGGCCAGCCCGTTCCAGACCTTCCGCAAAGTGACGCTGCCGATGATTACGCATGCGGTTACGATCTGCTTCTTCCTTACACTGAACGGGGCGTTCAAGGTGTTTGAGGTGGTATACGGGCTTACCGGCGGCGGTCCGGGACGCAGTACGCAGGTTATCACGATGAACATTTATGAAGAGGCGTTCTCCAACAACTTCCGCTACGGGTATGCCAGCGCCAAATCGGTCATCCTGTTCATTATTATTCTGCTCTTTACCTTTATCCAGATCGGCGTCATGAAGAGAAAAGAGGTGGAGGCATGAGACTCAGAAAAAGTGCATCGCTGTTCATTACCTTGTTCCTTACCATCGGGGCAATCATTTCTTTCTTTCCGATCTATCTGGCAATTATCAATTCGCTCAAAACACAAGGGGAAATGTTCGCGTCCTTCACGGCGCTGCCGACGAAGCTGCATTTCGAGAACTATGCTCACGCGTTTAAGCAGATCAATCTGCTGGGCAGCACAATCAACTCCGTAATCGTCTCGGTTATCGGGATTGGAGGCATTATCTTCTGTGCAGCTCTGGCCGGCTACAAGCTGTCCCGGACCAGCGGCAGACTGAGTGCGGCGATCTTCTCGCTGTTCATCGCCTCGATGCTGGTGCCGTTCCACTCCATCATGATCCCGCTGACCCGGATGGCCAAAAACCTGCATGTCAGCGGCAGCACCTACGGTCTGGCTCTGATCTATATCGGTCTTGGCGTGAACATGGCGATTTTCCTGTATCATGGCTTTGTGAAATCCATTCCCCGTGAGCTTGAGGAAGCGGCGCGGATTGACGGCTGCGGTGAATTCCAGACGTTCTTCCGGATTATTTTCCCGCTGCTGCTGCCGATTACGGTAACAATTGCGATTCTCGACTTCCTGTGGATCTGGAATGACTTCCTGCTGCCGCTCCTGATGCTGACCGACTCTACTAAATACACGCTGATCTTATCTACCAATACGCTGTTCGGGGAGTACAATAAGGAATGGTCGCTCATTCTGGCGGCTTTGGTATTGACAGCGCTTCCTGTTATTATTATCTATGGATTCTTTCAGAAGTTTATTATGCAGGGAATTGCCGAAGGGGCAATCAAAGGCTAAGGGGAGAGGACTGGAAAGTGATGAATCAGTTACGCTACGGAGTCGCTTATTACGACGAGTATATGCCCTATGAGAGATTAGATGAAGATATTGCCATGATGAAGGCGGCCGGCATCAACACGGTCCGGATCGCCGAATCCACCTGGAGTACACATGAACCGCAAAACGGAGTCTTCGACTTCACCTCCGTGGACCGTGTACTGGATGCCATGCACGCTGCAGGAATCGGCGTTATCGTCGGAACACCGACCTATGCCGTGCCTACCTGGCTGGTGAAGGAGCATCCGGAGGTGCTTGCCGTAACGGCAGACGGTCCCGGCAAATACGGCGCCCGGCAGATCATGGACATTACGAGCCCGGCCTATCTCTTCCATTCGGAGCGGATTATCCGCAAGCTGATCAGCCGGGTGTGCAAGCATCCGGCAGTCATTGGCTACCAGACGGACAACGAGACGAAGTATTACGGGACCGCCGGGGACAACGTGCAGCTGCGCTTCGTAAAATATATGCGCGAGAAATTCGGCACGCTGGACGTAATCAACGCGAGATTCGGACTGGATTACTGGAGCAACCGGATCAATGCGTGGGAGGACTTCCCCTCGGTGGTCGGAACGATCAACGGCAGCCTGGGTGCGGAATTCGCCCGCTTCCAGCGCGGCCTGGTGACGGAGTTCCTCGCCTGGCAGGTGTCACTGGTGAATGAGTACAAGCAGCCGGGGCAATTTGTAACGCAGAACTTTGATTTTGAATGGTGCGGGCATTCGTATGGCGTGCAGCCGTCGGTGGACCATTTTGCCGCCGCTGAAGCGTTCGATATTGCCGGTGTAGATATCTACCATCCTTCGCAGCATGAGCTGACCGGAACGGAGATTTCCTTTGGCGGGGATATGACGAGGTCCCTGAAGCGCAGCAATTATCTGGTACTGGAGACGCAGGCGCAGGCTTTCCCGAACTGGACCCCTTATCCGGGACAGCTGTGGCAGCAGGCGTTCAGCCATCTGGCCTCTGGGGCGAACATGGTCGCCTACTGGCATTGGCACTCCATTCACAACTCCATTGAGACGTATTGGAAAGGGCTGCTGAGCCATGATTTCCAGCCGAATCCGGTCTATAACGAAGCGAAGACGGTCGGCCATGATTTTGCCCGGTTAAGTGAGTCGCTGGTGAATCTGCGCAAGGAGAACAAGGTTGCAGTTATGGTCAGCAATGAAGCACTGACAGCGCTGGAATGGTTCAAGCTGCCGGATGGAAAAACCTACAATGATGTGGTGCGCTGGCTGTATGACGCCCTGTACCGCATGAATATCGAATGCGACTTTATTCAGCCTTCGTGCACAGAGCTCTCACGCTATAGTCTGATCGTGGTTCCGGCACTGTATGCGGCACCAGATGAGGCGCTGGAGCGGCTGAATGAGTATGTGCGCCAGGGCGGACATGCCGTCTATTCCTTCAAAAGCGGCTTTGCTGACGATACCATTAAGGTGCGTACGTCAGCGCAGCCGGGCATAATCAGCGAAGCCTGTGGGATCCGCTACAGCCTGTTTGTCACTCCGCATGAGGTGCGGCTGCGCAGTGAGCATCCGGAGATCATCGTTGCCGCTGATGACAGTGGCGCCGAAGCCTGGATGGAACTGATCACTGCGGAGGACGCAGAGGTCCTGCTGCATTATGATCATCCGCACTGGGGGCAATATGCCGCTGTAACCCGGAACCGCTACGGCAGCGGGACGGCGACTTATATCGGCTGCATGACCAGCAGGGAGCTGCTCAGCAGTATTCTAAAGAATGTGCTCCAGGAATCCGGATTATGGGGAGCAGAACAGGAGCTGGCATTTCCGCTGATCGTCAAAACAGGTGTGAATCCGCACAACGAGACCGTCCGCTATTATTTCAATTACAGCGATACTCCGCAGACTTTCGTATACCCACATGGTGTTGCCGCGGAACTGCTGTCGGGCAAGGTTATTCGGTCCGGAGAACAGCTTGAGCTTGAAGCCTGGGGTGTAAGGATTGTGCTGGAGGCTGGAAGCTGAAAGTTCAAGGCTGTATGCTGGAGCTGGAAGCAACTACGGGTTGCTTTCTGCGCTGTGATTTGCTAACATACGATGTAACTTAATCAGGTTTGGTTTTCTAGGGTTCCGCGGCGGAATATGGCCGGTCTGGTCCGAGGGAAAACGCACGGATGCCAGATGCTCCGTGTCTACACGGAGGGACAAAAGCCCGGGAGGTATCGTCAATGATGACGATGGCCTTCCGGGCTTATTTTATTGGCGCGGGAGGCTGAGATTAAGAATTCAAGGGAGCGGGAGGAGAAAGTGATGAGCAAGAGCAGTAAGGCATGGCTACAAATCGCAGGCGCCGCCTGCTTCGAGGTCGCATGGGTGATCGGGCTGAAGCACGCATCCGCGCCGTGGGAATGGGGGATTACAGTGCTCGCCATTCTCATAAGTTTTTATGTTCTGATCTCTGCCAGCAGGACTCTGCCAGCGGGTACGGTATACGCGGTATTTGTCGGGCTCGGCACTACCGGAACTGTGCTGGCGGATATGCTCTGGTTCGGGGAGCCATTTCGTATGCTGAAGGTGGTATTGATAATCCTTTTGCTGGCCGGGGTTATCGGGTTAAAGCTGACTACCAGTGACGGGCCGAAAGAACAGATCAAGGAGGTGTCCTAAATGGACTGGCTGATGCTGATTGGTGCGGGACTCAGCGAAATGATCGGGGTGGGGATGATGGCGAAGCTGCAAACGCACCGCAGCTGGCGGACCGTTTCCCTGCTGATATTCGGATTTGGCGCCAGCTTTGTGCTGCTGTCGCTGGCCATGCGGACGCTGCCGATGGGCACGGCTTATGCCATATGGACCGGGATCGGCGCTTCCGGCGGAGCAGTCCTTGGCATGTTATTCTATGGCGAATCCCGGGAGATGCGGCGGATACTCTGCATTGTGATGATTCTCGGTGCTGCAATAGGATTGAAACTGATTGCCTGAGATCATAGAAGATGTTAAAGATTTGGACACCTGTACGATGTTTCGAACGAGACAACATGGTAAGTATATTAAGTATACAATCCAATCCATTCGTTAAGGAGACTTCTCATATGAACAATAG encodes:
- a CDS encoding beta-galactosidase, translating into MNQLRYGVAYYDEYMPYERLDEDIAMMKAAGINTVRIAESTWSTHEPQNGVFDFTSVDRVLDAMHAAGIGVIVGTPTYAVPTWLVKEHPEVLAVTADGPGKYGARQIMDITSPAYLFHSERIIRKLISRVCKHPAVIGYQTDNETKYYGTAGDNVQLRFVKYMREKFGTLDVINARFGLDYWSNRINAWEDFPSVVGTINGSLGAEFARFQRGLVTEFLAWQVSLVNEYKQPGQFVTQNFDFEWCGHSYGVQPSVDHFAAAEAFDIAGVDIYHPSQHELTGTEISFGGDMTRSLKRSNYLVLETQAQAFPNWTPYPGQLWQQAFSHLASGANMVAYWHWHSIHNSIETYWKGLLSHDFQPNPVYNEAKTVGHDFARLSESLVNLRKENKVAVMVSNEALTALEWFKLPDGKTYNDVVRWLYDALYRMNIECDFIQPSCTELSRYSLIVVPALYAAPDEALERLNEYVRQGGHAVYSFKSGFADDTIKVRTSAQPGIISEACGIRYSLFVTPHEVRLRSEHPEIIVAADDSGAEAWMELITAEDAEVLLHYDHPHWGQYAAVTRNRYGSGTATYIGCMTSRELLSSILKNVLQESGLWGAEQELAFPLIVKTGVNPHNETVRYYFNYSDTPQTFVYPHGVAAELLSGKVIRSGEQLELEAWGVRIVLEAGS
- a CDS encoding DMT family transporter is translated as MDWLMLIGAGLSEMIGVGMMAKLQTHRSWRTVSLLIFGFGASFVLLSLAMRTLPMGTAYAIWTGIGASGGAVLGMLFYGESREMRRILCIVMILGAAIGLKLIA
- a CDS encoding DMT family transporter, which gives rise to MSKSSKAWLQIAGAACFEVAWVIGLKHASAPWEWGITVLAILISFYVLISASRTLPAGTVYAVFVGLGTTGTVLADMLWFGEPFRMLKVVLIILLLAGVIGLKLTTSDGPKEQIKEVS